DNA from Polaribacter sp. NJDZ03:
CAACAATGGGGGGCAGAAGGTGTTGATGATTATTTATCAGATGACGTTAGTAAGCCTATTGATTATAAGGATCCTGCAGCAGATGTAGCAACAGAAAATGCTTTCGATGCACAAACAAATATTACAATTATGTGGGATGAAACATCTACTAACTCAATTAAATTGGAACGTATTATTACCCAAAAATGGATTGCTGGTTTTCCAAATTCTAATGAAGCATGGGTTGATTTTCGTAGAACAGGTTTTCCGGCTATAGAACCTGTTTATAAAAATGATAGTGATTCAGGAGACGGAGTTGTTTTAGTGGGGGAGCATATAAAGCGTATGCGTTTTATAGAGGAGGAATATGCAGAAAACCCTAAAGGAATTGATGATGTCTTAGGGAAAATTAATGGACCAGATAAGATAAGTACTAGATTATGGTGGGATGTTAATGGTTTATAGAAACTCATGTTTTAAAGTAATCTTATTTTCTGTTAGTATGTTCAAAATAGAGTTGCAAGTAGTTGTAACTTTATTTTATTTTTTAATAATATAAATTCAGTTTTAATAGATCATTTCTAAACTAATAATCATAATTATTGGGCAAACACCATTGTTGCCTTTAGAAACTTGGAGTGATCATAGAAGACTAGGTTTACCATTTTTCGAGAATCCAGCAGTGGAAAAGCCTTTAACGGACATGCCACAATTAACAAATGGAAATTTTATGACCAATAGTATTGATTTTTATGGTCAACGTTTAAAGTATCCTTCAAATTTTTCTAGTAATATTCCTGGAGGATACCAACAAGCAGTTGGTAAGTTAGGAGGACCAGATACTGTATTTACACCATTATGGTGGGCACAGCAAAATTAAAATTTAAGGATGCCAAAAAGGTAATACTTGGTTTTTAGATGTAAAGAAAAAGGAGAGCTTAATAGCTCTCCCTTTTTTATTGTTATTTATTTTGTAAATTTATTTGGTATTGTATGTTCTTGTTATAAAAAATTAAATAGAAGATTTTAAGATTATATCCTTTACTTCATTTATGTAAGATCTTCCTATAACATACCTCATTCCATCAATTTCAATACTATTACCTTCTACAGCATCAATTTTATTCATAGCAATAGTGTAGGATCTATGTATTCTAATAAAATTATTTTTAGGTAATAAATCTGTAAAGCTAGATAAGGTGCTGTGAATTAAAAACTTGCCGTTAGTGGTGTTGATTTTTAAGTAGTCCTTAAGACTTTCTATAACCAGTATTTCATCTAAGAAAATTTTTTTCATTTTTTTCTTATCAATTTTAATAAAAAGATATTGGCGTGTATTCTTAACAGGGTTTGTAGCGTTGTTAATGTCTAATCTACTATATACCTTATTTATGGCTTTCATAAATCTATGAAATTCATAAGGTTTTACTAGATAATCAATAACATCAAATTCGTAGGCATCTATAGCAAACTCCGTATATGCACTAGTAATTATAATTAAAGGTGGGTTTTTTAGACTTTTAATAAAATTAAGTCCGTCTAAAACAGGCATGTTAATGTCAAGAAATATAAGATCAACTTTATTGTTTTTTATAAAATTTAAAGCATCAATTGCATTGTTAAAAGAGTTTACTAATTCTGCATCTTCAATTTGTTCTAAGTAATTTTTTACAACATTAACCGCTAAAGGTTCATCATCAATAATTAAGCATTTTATTTTCATACACCTTCACATTCATGAAAAGTTTTATAGAAAAAATAAGTACAATTAAGTTACTTTAATTTTTAGCTCTACAGTAAACTTATCATTAGTATTTATAGTTAGTTTATAGTCGTTTTTATTATAGCCTAAAGTTAACCTTTTTTTTACATTCTCTAAACCTATACCACTGGAATGTTCAAAAGTACTTTTATTTTCTGATACTGCAGGTAGTGGGTTGGTAATTGTAAAATAGAGGAAGTCTCCTTTTATAGTAAAATCGATATCAATTTTTTTAACACCTATATTTTTATTAACCCCATGTTTAAAAGCGTTTTCCACAAAAGTAAGTAGTAAAATAGGAGAAATTTCTTTGTCTTGAATATCTCCAGAAATAGACAAAGAAATTTGTAACAATTCATCATGCCTAATTTTTTCTAAATCTAAATAATTCTGAATGCATTGTATTTCATTGATTAAAGATTGTCGATTAGATTTTGTTTCATAAAGTAAGTAGCGCATGAGCTCGGAAAGTCTTAAAATTATTTTGGATGTTTTTTCTGACTGTTCTAACGCAAGAGAATGAATATTGTTAAGTGTATTAAAAAAAAAGTGAGGAGATACTTGCGCTTTTAAAAACAATAATTCAGTTTCCAATTGTGTTTTTTCAAGATCTGCAACTAGTTTTTGCTTTTCTAAAAAATCGAAAGTAACCTTAATGGCTGTAATAAAAGTTATCACATATACTTCTCCTATCATCATGTCTAAAACGTAATTTAATGACAGCGAATTAATAGGCTCAGGGCCTTCTGGCCAAACTTCATTACTTATTAAAAAATAAGTTAAATTAAATTTTGTGACCACCATTAAAAATATTGCAATAAAAAATAGGGAAATGTATAACGTATATTTTCTTTTGAATAGAAATTTTGGCATCAAAAAAAGGATGTTAAAATAACATAAAGAGATGTGAATTGGAAAACCTAATAAATTTGTTTTTAGAGAATACAAATAGTCATTAAAATAACTGCCCCAACGAAATGTATTGAAAAGAAAATAAATAGACCAAAAAATAATGTGGTGCCAAAAAGATATTTTATAAAGGTGATTAGATTCAAAATTCATTAATAAAAATCTTTTTTTTGATGTTTAGGAGAGTTGTTGTGCTGTCCGTCTAAAATTATTTTAATTGTGGTTAAATTTATGAATTTTTATAGAATAAATAGATTTTGTCTTTTTGATTTTAGAATTAAAATTATTAGTTGAGGATATTTATAAAATAATGATACTATTTATTCATAAAAAAGAAAACTCTTTTAAGTATTTTAGTTTTGATAAAAGTAAATATTGAGTTTTATAATTTTGTTTAATACATACACATGAAAAAAAAACACCTAATTATTCTTTGTTCTATTTTAATGGTAAGCTGCTCTAAAAATTCAGAAACCATAAATAATACTCAAGAAAAATCTTCAATAAGCTATGTAGATCCTTTTATAGGTACTGGAGGACATGGTCATACGTATCCTGGTGCAACTGTGCCTTTTGGTATGTTGCAGGTAAGTCCGGTAAACGGTATTAGTGAGTGGGATTGGTGTTCTGGTTATCATTATTCAGACGATGTTCTGGTGGGTTTTAGCCACTTAAGTTTAAGCGGAACAGGTATTGGAGATTTGGCTGATATTATTTTTATGCCGGTAAATAAAGAAGTAGATTTAACTATAAACCCACAGTCTAGAGATAGTATTTCTTATAAATCTTCTTACAGTCATAAAAATGAGAAAGCATCTCCTGGATATTATCAAGTTTTTTTAGAAGATCATGATGTTAATGTAGAGTTAACAACCTCTAAAAGAATAGCAAATCATAAATATTCATTTAAAAAAGGAGATAAAAATTCTGTTGTCATAGATTTAGGCTTTGCTATTAATTGGGACAGACCTTTAGAAACTTCTTTAAATATTGAAGACGAGTTCACTATAAGTGGAACTAGATTTAGTAAAGGTTGGGCTAACAATCAAAAAGTATTTTTTGTCGCTAAATTTTCGAAGCCAATTGTCAGTCATAAGTTGTATGCTGATGGTAATCTAACAGCTGAAGAATCAGCAAAAAGCAAAAAAACATCCACACAATTATTTTTTGATACAGATGATAAAAATGAATTGCAAGTAAAAGTAGCACTTTCATCTGTGAGTATAGAAAATGCAAAAGATAATTTAGATACTTCTGATTTTAATTTTGAAGGCGTAAAAACTTCTGCAGAGAACTCTTGGGAGAAGGCATTGTCTAGTTTTAATGTAGAAACAAAAACAGACTCTTTAAAAACTATTTTTTATACCGCATTGTATCATGCACAGCTAGCTCCTGTTACGTTTAGTGATAAAAACGGACAGTTTAGATTGGAGAATGATAGTATTGTAACTGCAGAAAATTACACTGCATATTCTACTTTATCTCTTTGGGATACTTTTAGGGCAGAACACCCTTTATTAACCTTGATTGCTCCAGATAAAGCATCGGATATGATTAACTCTATGTTGGCATATTACGAACCTAAAAAAATATTACCAGTTTGGACTTTGTACGGAAACGAAACAAATACAATGACGGGCTATCATTCCATACCTGTAATTGTAGATGCGTATAGAAAAGGTATTCGTGGTTTTGATGAGGAAAAAGCATACGAGGCAATGAAAATTACCATGCTGCAAGACGAACGTGGCTTAAATCATTATAAAAAATACGGATATATTCCTTATAATCTAATAGATGAATCTGTAACCATTTCTTTAGAGTATGCTTATGATGATTGGTGTGTTGCAGAAATGGCAAAAATGTTAGGAAAGGAAGATGATTATCAATTTTTCTTAAATCGATCTAAAGCATATCAACATTTATTTGACAAAGAAAGTGGTTTCATGCGTGGGAAATCTCAAGATGGAAAATCGTGGAACGAACCTTTCGATCCAAAACATTCTAACCACAGAGAGCAGACAGATTATACTGAAGGAAATGCTTGGCAACACAGTTGGTTTGTACCTCATGCAGTAGATAATTTAATAGAAATTCATGGTGGTAATAAAGTTTTCACAAATCGTTTAGAGCAATTATTTACAGAAAGCTCAGAAATTACTGGCGATAATGTTTCTGCAGATATTACGGGGCTTATCGGTCAATATGCACATGGTAATGAACCGAGTCACCACATTGCGTATATGTTTAATCATGCAGCACAACCTTGGCGTACTCAGTTTTGGGCACGTACTATTATGGATACGCAATATAATACAACACCAAACGGATTGAGTGGTAATGAAGATTGTGGGCAAATGAGTGCTTGGTATGTGTTGAGTTCTATGGGAATATACCCTATGAATCCGGCTTCTGGAGAATATGAAATTGGAACTCCAATTTTTGAAAAAGCAACAATGAATCTTCCTAATGGTAAAACATTTACTATTGAAGCAGAAAATATATCTGACAAAAATTTCTATATTCAATCGGCAACTTTTAATGGCGAAGTTTTTAATAAAACGGCTATTTCACACGATGCTATTTTAAAAGGAGGGAGCTTACATTTTGTAATGGGGGCTAAACCTAATAAAAATTGGGGAGTAATAGGTAACCAACAATAACTAATCAACTAATAATTACCCTCTAATGAATATAATAGATATTTCAATTATAGCAATTTACATTATTCTAACACTGGCTGTTGGAATTTGGATTTCAAAAAGAGCTTCTAAAGGATTAGATTCTTATTTTTTAGGAGGTAAATCTATAAAATGGTACTATTTAGGGTTAAGTAATGGCTCTGGGATGTTCGATATTTCTGGAACAGCCTTAATGGTAGGTTGGCTTTTTCTATACGGAACAAAGAGTTTTATGTTAATGTGGCTTTGGCCCATATGGAATCAGATTTTTATTATGATGTTCCTAGCCGTTTGGATTAGGCGCTCTAATATTATGACGGGGTCTGAATGGATTTTAACACGTTTTGGCGATGATAAAGCAGGACGAGCATCTCATAAAATTGTAGCACTGTTTGCTGTGGTTGCTGCCATTGGTTTTATTGCCTACTTTTTTGAAGGTGTAGGTAAGTTTATGACCGTTATTTTACCTTGGGATATGACTTTTATAATAGGTGCTTCAGAAATTTTAACTTCAGAGCAATCTTATGCACTCATTATAATTATTCTAACTACTATTTATACAATAAAAGGAGGAATGTTTTCTGTAGTGGCAACAGAGGTTTTACAATACGGAATAATGGTTATTGCAGGTGTTTTGGTTGCAGGCTATACTTTTATTGCTTTTAGTGATATAGAAATTACAAGTGTAATTACAGAAGAGTGGAAAAACGTTTTCTTCGGATGGGAGTTAGATACACATTGGGATTCTAAGTATCAAAAATTTAATGATTTGGTAGATTCCGAAGGGTATAAAATGTTTGGAGCTTTAATTGGTATGAGTCTTTTTAAAGGATTCTTCGCAAGTATTGCTGGTCCAACACCAAGTTTCGATATGCAACGTATTTTATCAACAAAAACAGTAAAAGAAGCTGCTTACATGAGTGGTTTTACAAATTTGGTATTGTTTATTCCTCGCTATTTATTAATTGGAGGTGTTGTAGTTATTGCGTTGGTAGTTTTAGCTCCTCAAATGGCTGCAAATCCCAATTTTGTAGGTGGAGATTTAGAAATTTTACTACCACAAGTAATTAATTTTCACGTTCCTGTAGGTATTAAAGGATTGCTTTTAGCAGGACTTTTAGCTGCCTTTATGTCTACCTTTTCCGCATTTGTAAACGCAGGACCTGCATATATTGTTAACGATATTTATAAAAAATATTTTAAACCAGAAGCAACGGATGATCACTATATTAAAGCGAGTCATTTGGCTTCTTTTGCAGTGGTAGGATTGGGTGTTTTTATGGGCTTTTTTGCAGATTCTATTAACTCACTAACATTATGGATTACAAGCTCTTTATTTGGTGGGTATGTAGCAGCTAATTTTTTAAAATGGATTTGGTGGAGATTTAACGGTTGGGGATACTTTTGGGGAATGTTATCTGGTTTAATTATTGCCAGTTTGCAATTTCTATTAGATCAAAATAAAGCCCATTTTACAGAAGGCTCACTTTTATATGACTTGTCTAATGTTTCTGCTATTTACTTATTCCCAGTCATATTTGGTTTTTCATTACTTGGTTCATTTTTAGGAACCTTTTTAACGAAACCTACAGATATAAAGGTTTTAAAAGCATTCTATACAAATGTACATCCTTGGGGATTTTGGAAGCCGGTATTAAAAGAATTAAAGAAAGAGAATCATAAAATTGAGAAAAATTCTGAATTTTGGTCAGATATGTTAAACTGTGCAATAGGTATTGTTTGGCAATCTAGTATGATTGTATTGCCTATCTATTTTCTAATAAGAGATTACCCGAAAGCGTTTATTTCTTTAGGCGTATTTTTGGTGACTTCTATTATTTTGAAGTTTACATGGCTAGATAAAGTGAGAAAAATTCCGAATTAAAAATAATAAGATTGACATTAAATAATAAAGAAAATATGAAATCAATTCCTTGGCAAGATAAACCAGAAGGTTGCAATGATGTAGTTTGGAGATATTCGGAAAACCCTGTGATAAACAGGTATGACATTCCATCTTCTAACAGTATTTTTAATAGTGCTGTTGTTCCTTTTAAAGATGGTTTTGCAGGTGTTTTTAGATGTGATAACAAAGCAGTACAAATGAATATTTTTGCTGGTTTTAGTAAAAACGGAATTGATTGGGATATCAATCATGAGCCAATTGAAATGGAAGCAGGAAATACCGAAATGATAGAGTCTGATTATAAATACGACCCACGTGTGGTATTTATTGAAGATAGATACTGGATTACTTGGTGTAATGGTTATAACGGACCAACAATTGGAATTGGGTATACCTTCGATTTTAAAGAATTTTTTCAATGTGAAAATGCTTTTTTACCTTTTAATAGAAACGGTGTTTTATTTCCGCAGAAAATAAATGGTAAATATGCAATGTTAAGTCGACCAAGTGATAATGGACATACTCCGTTTGGTGATATTTACATTAGCTACAGCCCAGATATGAAATATTGGGGAGAACATCGTTGTGTAATGAAAGCAACACCTTTTGAAGATAGTGCGTGGCAATGTACCAAAATTGGTGCAGGTCCAATTCCTATTTTAACAGACGAAGGTTGGTTAATGATTTATCACGGAGTAATAAATACTTGCAATGGGTTCCGTTATGCAATGGGATCTGCACTTTTAGATGAAAATGAACCAGACAAAGTTAAATACAGAACGCAACCTTATTTATTAGGACCAGCAGAATCATATGAAACTACTGGTGATGTGCCTAATGTTGTATTTCCTTGTGCAGCGTTACACGATGTAGAAGAAGATAAATTAGCTATTTATTATGGTGCTGCAGATACAGTGGTAGCAATGGCTTTTGGTAAATTGAGTGAAGTTATTCAATATACAAAAGAGCATAGTTTATAAATAGGCATAGGCATCAGTCTGTGTTATGAATAATGAGTGGATAATTGGCTTTAGCCAAACTTAAGAATATTAAAAATGAGTTTAAAATTAAAATATTTAGCACCTTTATTTTGTTTGATTTCGATGGCATCTTATGCCCAAGAAATAAAGACCATTATACCAGAAAACTATATTGCGTATCATAGTGCTGAAGCAATTGCTATTGATGGAAATGAAAATGATGTTTCTTGGAGTAAAGTAAACTGGTCGGATCCTTTTATAGATATTCAAGGAATAAAAAAGCCAGCCTATAAAACCCAGATTAAAATGCTGTGGGACGATACGTATTTTTACATTTTAGCAAAAATGGAAGAGCCGCACGTTTGGGCAGATATTACAGAGCATGATGCTATTATTTTTCATAATAACGATTTTGAAGTTTTTGTTGATCCAGATGGAGATACACATAATTATTATGAAATAGAAGTAAATGCAATCAATACCATTTGGGATTTATTTATTACAAAACCCTATAGAGAACAAAATAATGTTGTTTTAAATGATTGGACTGCAACCGGAATGAAAACTGCCATTACCATTGATGGTACTTTAAATAACCCAAATGATACAGACAAAGGGTGGACTCTTGAAATGGCAATTCCTTGGAGTGTTTATAAGAAATCTTATTTTGAGAATAATGTTCCTAAAGATCAGTTTTGGCGTGTGAATTTTTCTAGAGTAAATTGGGATTACCAAATTACAGATGGTAAATATGAACGTAAAAAAGATGCGAACGGTAAGCATCTTTCTGAATACAATTGGGTTTGGTCTCCACAAGGAGTCATTAATATGCACGAACCAGAAAAGTGGGGCTATGTTTATTTTTCATCCAAAGAAGTTGGTGAAAAAGACACGTTTGAAGTTTCTAATGATGAAAAAATTAAATGGGAATTGTATAAATTATACCGCGCTCAAAAACAGTATTATGAAACAAATAAAACTTGGTCAACTTCTCTTAATAAAATAGCTTCCTCTGCAATAATTGTAGATGGAAAAACAATAAAACCAACGCTTATTAATCATCGTTTTGGTTGGACTATTTTTGTAAAGAGTCCATTTTCCAATAAATTGATGACGATAAAAGAAGATGGTACTTTTGTGAAAAAATAAATAAGATGAAGTTTATAAAATACATATTCCTTTTGCCGTTGTTTTTTGCATGTAATAAAACTGCAGAAAAACAAAATAGTGTACCGCAAGAAAAGCAAACTGAAAATTATAAAATAATTGGTTACGCAGCAGGTTATGAAGACTATGATTTCTCTAAAATTGATGCAACTAAATTAACACACATCAATTTTGCATTTGCAAATATTGTAGATGGTAAAGCAAAATTTGAGTTAGAGACAGATAAAGCAAAAATTGCGACGTTGATATCCTTAAAAAAACAAAATCCAACTTTAAAAGTATTGTATTCTGTTGGCGGTTGGGTTTGGTCAGATCAATTTTCTACGATGGCAGCTTTTGATAACTCTCGAATAAAGTTTGCCGAAAGTTGTGTAAACTTATTAATAGAACATGGTTTTGATGGCGTAGATTTAGATTGGGAATATCCAGGTCAACGTGGACAAGACAATCCTTTTCGTCCTTCAGATAAAGATAATTTTACCTTGCTTTTGGCAGAAATTCGAAAAGCTTTAGATGTTGAAGGAAAGAAAAATAATACCCATTATTTGTTAACCATTGCTACTGGATCTGATGACACTTACATAGAACAAACTGATTTGGGAGAAGCACATAAATACCTCGATTTTATAAATGTAATGTGTTACGATTTTTATCAAGGTTGGTATTATCAAACGGGGCATCATGCAAATTTATATCCTTCAGAAAGAGATGCATACAATGTAAATAGCGGAGTAGATGCTATGGAAAGACATTTGGAAGCGGGTGTGCCAGCAGATAAATTAGTGATGGGGATTCCTTTTTACGGAAGACAATGGAAAAAGGTGAGTTCTACAGATGATGGGTTAAATGAGCATTCTCAAGAAGGCGGTTATATTGTGTCTTACAAAGAACTTAAAGAAAAAATTGCTAAAGGAAAATATAAAGAAATGTACGATGAATCTGCAAAAGCGTCCTATTTATGGAGTGAAAGCGATAGTACATTTGTTTCTTGGGAAACGTCTAAAGATATTCAATTAAAAACAGCATTTATAAAGGAAAATGGTTTTGGTGGAGCGATGTTCTGGGAATATAGTTTAGACAAAGATCAAGAGTTATTAAACACACTTTTTAAAGGATTAAAATAATTTTAACGTATAAAAACAGGTTTTTATGAAGACAAAATTTACATTATTTGTTTGGTCTATTTTTTTAATAGTAGGCTGTAATCAATTGCAACAAGAGAAAGAAGTGAAATCTTCTGATATTTCAGCAAAGAAAGTTGATGAATTTACTTTTGGTACTTGGATAACTTCTAATAAAGAAAAAACAAATGAGGCTTATAAGTCTGAATTTAAAAAATATAAAGCTGGCGGAATTGATGAAATTTTAATTAATACAGGAACAGATCCTAAAGAATTAGAACGTTTAGTTCCTATAGCAAAGGAAGAAGGTTTAAATGTACATGCGTGGATTATGGCTGTAAATCGTCCAGGAGATACGGTTGCATTAAAGCATCCAGAATGGTATATGGTAAGTAGAGATGGTAAATCTTGCTTTGATACAAGACCGTATGTTGGGTATTATCAATGGCTGTGTCCTACAAGAACTGAATCTAGAAATCATATTTTAGGCTTGGTAGAAGGTTTGGCAAAAGTAGAAGGAATTGAAAGTGTACATTTAGATTATATCCGTTTTCCAGATATTTTTTTACCTATTGGATTACTTCCTAAATACGACTTAGTACAAGATACAGAAATGGCCGAATACGATTTCTGTTATTGTGATGAATGCATCAATGCTTTTGAGAAAATTCACCATAAAAACCCAAGAGAAAGTAAAAATACAGCCATTGATATGGAGTGGAAAAACTTCAGATTAAACGCTATAAAAGCGATTGTAGATGATGCATATAAACTTGTACACAAACACAATAAAAAATTAACAGCAGCTGTATTTCCGTATCCAGAAATGGCAGACCACATGGTACGTCAGCGTTGGGATAAATGGAATATTGATGAGGTATACCCAATGATTTATCATGGTTTTTATAATGAAGAAATAGATTGGATTGGTTATGCTACCAAACAGAGTGTTGCTGATGTAGAATCAGAAAATATTGCAGTTAATACGGGTATTTATATTCCACCATTCACATCATCAGCAGAACTAAAACAAGCAATTATTTTAGCAAAAGAAAATGGAGCAAAAGGGGTTACCTTTTTTGATGGTCCACAGTTAACCGATGAGTACTTAAAAGTTATTAAAGAAACCAAAGATAGTTTTAAGTAGAAATTAGAAAATCATTGTACGTTTTAAATAGTAAAAAAATAAAATTATGACGAATCAAAAATCCTATCGCTCAGCATTTATCTTATTAACGGTGTTATTTTTCCTATGGGGATTTATCACTGTACTCGTAGATAGTTTGATTCCTCGTTTACGAGAATTATTTACATTAACTTATTTTCAAGCAGGCTTGGTGCAGTTTGCATTTTTTGGTGCCTATTTTTTATTGTCTATTCCAGTAAGTTATATTTTATCTAAAATAGGATATAAAAAAGGAATTATTTTGGGGTTATCAACCATGGCTTTAGGGTGCTTATTGTTTTATCCAGCAGCTTCATATCGTGAGTTTGGTATTTTTATGTTGGCATATTTTATTTTGGCAGCAGGTATGACTGTTTTACAAGTTGCAGCCAATCCTTTTGTAGCTGTATTAGGTTCTGAAGACGGAGCATCTAGTCGTTTAAATCTTTCTCAAGCATTTAACTCTTTAGGTACTGCAGTAGCACCTGCGGTTGGTGCTTTGTTTATTTTAAGTGATGTTATAAAAACCAAAGATCAAATTGCAGAATTAGAAGGAGCTGCAAAAGAAGCTTACTTAACTTCTGAAGCAGCAGCAGTGCAAACTCCTTTTTTAGGGTTGGCTGTTTTTATAGGAGTTATAGCAATTATTTTTCTGTTTGCAAAATTACCAAATATGATTTCAGAAACTTCTTCAGGAACATATCGAGAGGCTTTTAAAAACAAGAAATTAATGCAAGGAGTTTTAGGTCTCTTTTTTTATGTTGGGGCAGAAGTTGCTATTGGTAGTTACTTAGTAAACTATTTCTTAGACATGAATCTTGTATCGGTTATTAAAGAAAACGGATTTATGAGAACCATTGCAGAAGGCATTTTAAACTCTGGATTGGCAGAAAGAGATGACAAAGCAGTTGTAGGTGTTTTTGTAACATTTTATTGGTCTGGTGCAATGATTGGTAGGTTTGCAGGTGCATATCTTACCAGAATTATAAAACCAGGAAAAGTGTTGGCTATTTTTGCCACCATTTCTATTTCCTTAATTATTTTATCTGTGAGTACGGTTGGTTTGGTTAGTATGTGGAGTATTTTGGCAGTTGGTTTATTCAACTCTATTATGTTTCCAACCATTTTTACCCTAGCTATAGATGGTATAGGACACTTAAAACCAAAAGCATCAGGTTTATTATGTACTGCTATTGTTGGTGGGGCAATTATTCCTCCAATGTTTGGTTTCTTAACAGATTATATCGCATTTAAAAATGCATTATTGTTAATTATACTTTGTTATGCGTATATTGTTTGGTTTGGTTATAAAAATGGTAAAGCTCAAGTAGCGGTTGTATAGTTCGTTTAACTGGTTAACAAGAAGTATTTCTACTTAAAAATAAATATTTTAGAATAAAAGTGAATGAATAAGATTTGTTTTATAGCGCTATTGTGTATTGTTCTTTTATCTCAATGTAAAGAGCCCCAAGATGTATTTGTTCAATCTAAATTGATAAGTTTTGTAAATCCATTTATAGGAACAGATGGACCAGGTAATACTTATCCAGGAGCAACGGTTCCTTTTGGTATGGTGCAGTTGAGTCCAGATATTGGTATTCCTGGATGGGATAGAATAGCAGGGTATTTTTATAAAGACTCTATAATTTCTGGTTTTTCTCACATGCATTTAACAGGAACAGGTGCCGGAGATTTGTATGATATTTTAGTAATGCCAACCAACAGCAGATCCTCTAAACGGATAGAAGCTAATAACTTTAAGCCTTTTTCTAGTTTTAAACATGCCAAAGAAACTGCGTCTCCAGGATATTATTCGGTAGATTTATTAGATTATGGAATTAAAGCAGAATTAACCACTACAGAAAGAGCGGGTGTTCATAGGTATACTTTTCCAGAAGATAAAGCTACTCAGATTCATATAGATTTAGGTTATGCTTTAAATTGGGATAGCCCAACGGAAACTCATTTTAGGGTTGTTGATAATACTACTATAGAAGGATATCGAAAATCTACAGGTTGGGCAAAAGACCAGCGAGCATATTTTGTAATAAAAGTATCTAAACCATTTGAATCGTATCAA
Protein-coding regions in this window:
- a CDS encoding glycoside hydrolase family 18 protein: MKFIKYIFLLPLFFACNKTAEKQNSVPQEKQTENYKIIGYAAGYEDYDFSKIDATKLTHINFAFANIVDGKAKFELETDKAKIATLISLKKQNPTLKVLYSVGGWVWSDQFSTMAAFDNSRIKFAESCVNLLIEHGFDGVDLDWEYPGQRGQDNPFRPSDKDNFTLLLAEIRKALDVEGKKNNTHYLLTIATGSDDTYIEQTDLGEAHKYLDFINVMCYDFYQGWYYQTGHHANLYPSERDAYNVNSGVDAMERHLEAGVPADKLVMGIPFYGRQWKKVSSTDDGLNEHSQEGGYIVSYKELKEKIAKGKYKEMYDESAKASYLWSESDSTFVSWETSKDIQLKTAFIKENGFGGAMFWEYSLDKDQELLNTLFKGLK
- a CDS encoding family 10 glycosylhydrolase, whose protein sequence is MKTKFTLFVWSIFLIVGCNQLQQEKEVKSSDISAKKVDEFTFGTWITSNKEKTNEAYKSEFKKYKAGGIDEILINTGTDPKELERLVPIAKEEGLNVHAWIMAVNRPGDTVALKHPEWYMVSRDGKSCFDTRPYVGYYQWLCPTRTESRNHILGLVEGLAKVEGIESVHLDYIRFPDIFLPIGLLPKYDLVQDTEMAEYDFCYCDECINAFEKIHHKNPRESKNTAIDMEWKNFRLNAIKAIVDDAYKLVHKHNKKLTAAVFPYPEMADHMVRQRWDKWNIDEVYPMIYHGFYNEEIDWIGYATKQSVADVESENIAVNTGIYIPPFTSSAELKQAIILAKENGAKGVTFFDGPQLTDEYLKVIKETKDSFK
- a CDS encoding carbohydrate-binding family 9-like protein, coding for MSLKLKYLAPLFCLISMASYAQEIKTIIPENYIAYHSAEAIAIDGNENDVSWSKVNWSDPFIDIQGIKKPAYKTQIKMLWDDTYFYILAKMEEPHVWADITEHDAIIFHNNDFEVFVDPDGDTHNYYEIEVNAINTIWDLFITKPYREQNNVVLNDWTATGMKTAITIDGTLNNPNDTDKGWTLEMAIPWSVYKKSYFENNVPKDQFWRVNFSRVNWDYQITDGKYERKKDANGKHLSEYNWVWSPQGVINMHEPEKWGYVYFSSKEVGEKDTFEVSNDEKIKWELYKLYRAQKQYYETNKTWSTSLNKIASSAIIVDGKTIKPTLINHRFGWTIFVKSPFSNKLMTIKEDGTFVKK
- a CDS encoding sugar MFS transporter, coding for MTNQKSYRSAFILLTVLFFLWGFITVLVDSLIPRLRELFTLTYFQAGLVQFAFFGAYFLLSIPVSYILSKIGYKKGIILGLSTMALGCLLFYPAASYREFGIFMLAYFILAAGMTVLQVAANPFVAVLGSEDGASSRLNLSQAFNSLGTAVAPAVGALFILSDVIKTKDQIAELEGAAKEAYLTSEAAAVQTPFLGLAVFIGVIAIIFLFAKLPNMISETSSGTYREAFKNKKLMQGVLGLFFYVGAEVAIGSYLVNYFLDMNLVSVIKENGFMRTIAEGILNSGLAERDDKAVVGVFVTFYWSGAMIGRFAGAYLTRIIKPGKVLAIFATISISLIILSVSTVGLVSMWSILAVGLFNSIMFPTIFTLAIDGIGHLKPKASGLLCTAIVGGAIIPPMFGFLTDYIAFKNALLLIILCYAYIVWFGYKNGKAQVAVV
- a CDS encoding glycoside hydrolase family 130 protein → MKSIPWQDKPEGCNDVVWRYSENPVINRYDIPSSNSIFNSAVVPFKDGFAGVFRCDNKAVQMNIFAGFSKNGIDWDINHEPIEMEAGNTEMIESDYKYDPRVVFIEDRYWITWCNGYNGPTIGIGYTFDFKEFFQCENAFLPFNRNGVLFPQKINGKYAMLSRPSDNGHTPFGDIYISYSPDMKYWGEHRCVMKATPFEDSAWQCTKIGAGPIPILTDEGWLMIYHGVINTCNGFRYAMGSALLDENEPDKVKYRTQPYLLGPAESYETTGDVPNVVFPCAALHDVEEDKLAIYYGAADTVVAMAFGKLSEVIQYTKEHSL